One genomic region from Candidatus Zixiibacteriota bacterium encodes:
- the purD gene encoding phosphoribosylamine--glycine ligase yields the protein MKILVVGSGGREHAIAWKLSQSPLVKKIYACPGNAGIASLGDCIEISSEDIKGLADFAEKNLIDLTVVGPEQPLILGIVDEFEKRKLKIFGPKKEAALIEGSKGFAKEFMKRYHIPTASFKIFEQKEEAIDFVRSSEFPLVIKADGLAAGKGAFVVEDLKSAEEAVEKVMVQKIFGEAGSKVVVENFLIGEEVTILAFTDGRTVLPMVSSQDHKRIYDGDRGPNTGGMGAYAPTLIVNDKMMKKITEEVLEPAIFGLNKEGRVFKGVLYAGLMITEMGPKVIEFNCRFGDPETQVVLPLLESDLAEIFLSIVEEELDLQDVKWKEGSAVCVVLASGGYPDKYEKGKEIFGLNRVGNSNVLVFHAGTKKAGNRIITNGGRVLGVTAFDQTMEGALGRAYSTVDKIRFDGMQYRHDIGYRATNVRREYF from the coding sequence ATGAAGATTCTAGTTGTAGGGAGCGGGGGAAGAGAGCATGCCATCGCCTGGAAACTTTCCCAGTCTCCGCTGGTTAAAAAGATTTACGCCTGTCCGGGAAATGCCGGGATAGCCAGTCTGGGAGATTGTATTGAGATTTCTTCTGAGGATATCAAAGGGTTAGCTGATTTTGCGGAAAAGAATTTAATTGACCTGACTGTGGTTGGACCTGAACAGCCCTTGATTCTGGGGATTGTGGATGAGTTCGAGAAAAGAAAGCTGAAGATCTTTGGACCTAAAAAAGAGGCTGCTTTGATCGAGGGAAGCAAGGGATTTGCCAAGGAATTTATGAAGAGATATCATATCCCAACTGCCAGTTTCAAGATCTTCGAACAAAAAGAGGAGGCAATAGATTTTGTTCGTTCTTCAGAATTCCCTTTGGTGATCAAGGCAGATGGTCTGGCTGCGGGCAAAGGAGCCTTCGTAGTGGAGGACTTGAAAAGCGCGGAGGAGGCAGTGGAGAAAGTGATGGTGCAGAAGATCTTTGGAGAAGCCGGTAGTAAAGTGGTGGTGGAGAATTTCTTAATCGGCGAGGAGGTGACAATCCTGGCATTTACAGATGGCAGGACTGTTCTACCTATGGTCTCCTCTCAGGACCACAAGAGGATCTATGACGGGGACCGGGGACCAAATACCGGGGGGATGGGAGCATATGCTCCGACATTGATAGTAAACGACAAGATGATGAAAAAGATTACCGAGGAGGTCCTGGAACCTGCCATCTTCGGGTTGAATAAGGAAGGGAGAGTCTTCAAGGGGGTTTTATATGCAGGTCTGATGATTACCGAGATGGGACCAAAGGTTATAGAATTCAACTGCCGGTTTGGTGACCCTGAGACTCAGGTAGTCCTTCCTCTGCTGGAGAGCGATCTGGCCGAAATTTTCCTTTCCATTGTGGAGGAGGAATTAGATCTGCAGGACGTGAAGTGGAAAGAAGGCTCAGCCGTATGCGTGGTTTTAGCCTCAGGCGGTTATCCGGATAAGTATGAAAAAGGGAAGGAGATCTTCGGGCTGAACAGAGTGGGGAATTCCAATGTACTGGTTTTTCATGCCGGGACTAAGAAGGCCGGCAATAGGATTATTACGAACGGGGGAAGAGTTTTGGGGGTAACCGCTTTTGACCAGACCATGGAAGGGGCACTGGGTAGAGCCTATTCCACAGTAGATAAAATAAGGTTTGACGGGATGCAGTACCGACACGATATCGGGTATAGGGCTACGAATGTGAGGAGAGAGTACTTTTGA
- the galT gene encoding galactose-1-phosphate uridylyltransferase produces the protein MPELRKDPIIGRWVIISTERGKRPSDFANLPKRKKSPLCPFCPGNESSTPPEILAFRPSLSEPNKPGWTLRVISNKYPALRIEGDLNREGKGIYDKMNGIGAHEVIIETSDHIKDIPDYEDKEVEDVIWAYICRMNDLKKDQRFRYIMIFKNQGEEAGASLEHSHSQLIATPVVPKRVSEEVERSKTYFEYKERCIFCDIIKQEISENERVITQNDFFISIEPFAARFPFETWILPKSHISRFESTKKETVPALAKILKETLLRLSRALNNPPYNYIIHTTPILNHEELEEYHWHIEIIPKLTRVAGFEWGTGFYINPTSPEDAAKYLKEIEI, from the coding sequence ATGCCTGAACTGAGAAAAGACCCTATCATCGGCAGGTGGGTGATTATCTCAACTGAGAGGGGTAAAAGACCCTCTGATTTTGCTAACCTTCCTAAACGGAAGAAAAGCCCCCTTTGCCCTTTCTGTCCGGGAAATGAATCCTCTACCCCGCCTGAGATTTTAGCTTTCAGGCCATCTCTTTCAGAACCGAATAAGCCTGGCTGGACTCTCAGGGTTATATCTAATAAATATCCGGCTTTGAGGATAGAAGGCGATCTTAACCGGGAAGGAAAGGGCATTTATGATAAGATGAACGGTATAGGTGCCCACGAAGTTATAATCGAAACCTCGGACCATATAAAAGATATTCCAGATTATGAGGATAAAGAGGTTGAAGACGTGATCTGGGCATACATCTGCCGGATGAACGACTTGAAGAAAGACCAGCGCTTCAGATATATAATGATCTTCAAAAATCAGGGTGAGGAGGCTGGCGCCTCCTTAGAGCATAGCCATAGCCAGCTCATCGCCACTCCAGTTGTTCCCAAAAGGGTGAGTGAGGAAGTGGAAAGGTCCAAGACTTATTTTGAATATAAGGAGAGATGTATCTTCTGCGACATCATCAAACAGGAGATCTCTGAGAACGAGAGGGTGATCACCCAGAACGATTTCTTCATATCCATAGAGCCTTTTGCTGCCAGGTTCCCTTTTGAGACCTGGATTTTGCCCAAGTCGCATATCTCCCGCTTTGAGAGCACTAAAAAAGAAACAGTTCCAGCCTTAGCTAAAATTCTCAAAGAAACCCTGCTCCGTCTTTCTAGGGCGCTTAATAACCCACCTTATAATTATATCATCCACACCACCCCCATCCTCAATCATGAGGAACTGGAGGAATATCACTGGCATATTGAGATTATACCAAAACTCACCCGGGTGGCAGGGTTTGAATGGGGGACCGGTTTCTACATAAATCCCACTTCTCCGGAGGATGCGGCTAAGTATCTAAAGGAGATCGAAATATAG
- the rsmI gene encoding 16S rRNA (cytidine(1402)-2'-O)-methyltransferase, translating into MNSATGNQGVLYLVSTPIGNLEDITLRALRVLKEVNLIAAEDTRKTGILLKNYSISNQLTSYHDFNKEKKAYDLLQSLKSGNSIALVSDAGTPGISDPAFLMVKLAIQEGIRVESIPGPTAFVSALIISGLPTDKFIFEGFLSPKSGKRKKRILDLSEEKRTLIFYESPHRFLETLEDISSILGDRRACIARELTKKFEEVKRGKLSEIKEYFEAAKVRGEFVLIVEGKRE; encoded by the coding sequence ATGAATTCGGCTACAGGAAATCAAGGAGTGCTCTATCTGGTCAGCACCCCGATCGGCAATCTTGAAGACATAACTTTACGGGCTCTCAGGGTTTTAAAGGAAGTGAATTTGATCGCGGCCGAGGATACCAGAAAAACCGGGATACTCCTTAAAAATTATTCGATTTCCAATCAGCTTACCAGCTATCATGATTTCAACAAAGAGAAAAAAGCTTATGATTTACTCCAGTCTCTTAAATCCGGAAACTCGATTGCTCTGGTCTCCGATGCCGGCACACCGGGAATCTCGGATCCGGCTTTTCTTATGGTCAAATTAGCCATCCAGGAAGGTATCAGAGTGGAATCCATACCAGGGCCTACTGCATTTGTCTCGGCCCTGATAATTTCAGGTCTGCCCACGGATAAGTTTATCTTCGAAGGTTTCCTTTCGCCCAAATCCGGAAAAAGAAAAAAAAGGATTCTGGATCTGTCCGAGGAAAAAAGAACTTTGATCTTTTATGAATCACCTCACCGGTTTTTGGAAACTTTAGAGGATATATCAAGTATACTTGGAGACAGAAGAGCCTGCATTGCCAGGGAGTTGACCAAGAAGTTCGAGGAGGTCAAAAGAGGAAAGTTATCAGAGATAAAAGAATACTTCGAAGCTGCTAAAGTCCGAGGAGAGTTCGTCCTGATCGTGGAAGGAAAAAGGGAATAG
- the glgA gene encoding glycogen synthase GlgA produces the protein MAKDKLRVLLVSPEVVPFAKTGGLADVAGALSKVLSRMGCEVKTILPKYKMVDEKKYGLENIDSFLPGIRIAEKEVKFKIKKCHLPDSNAEYLFLENKEFFDRDELYADKKTGQDYEDNDERFILFARGVLETIKALDWKPDLIHCNDWQSALIPAYLKTILEEEPFYKNIATLLTIHNIAYQGNFPRSTFDKLGLKKELFYPLSPFEYWGGVNFLKIGISYADLINTVSEKYAQEIQSGPEFGYGMEGILKDRTRDTYGVLNGADYEEWSPEKDKLIPYNYGKGNLQIKSKNKELLLRQAGLETDRNEPLIGMISRLADQKGFDLLHEIADKLLSLGVKLIILGTGEQKYHIFLSGLEKKYPDKAKIYLKYDNKLAHLIEAGADIFLMPSRYEPCGLNQMYSLRYGTVPIVRETGGLADTIQDYDTQNQKGTGFVFKDYNGDELLSAIKRALILFKDRTAWKNLMLQGMEKDFSWEASAKKYIQLYNKAVAKKRR, from the coding sequence TTGGCAAAAGATAAACTCAGGGTACTTCTTGTATCTCCGGAAGTTGTTCCTTTCGCTAAAACAGGAGGTCTGGCTGATGTGGCTGGTGCATTATCTAAGGTCTTGTCCCGAATGGGATGCGAGGTAAAAACAATCCTGCCAAAATATAAAATGGTGGATGAAAAAAAGTATGGCTTGGAGAATATCGACAGCTTTTTGCCGGGAATCAGGATAGCGGAAAAGGAAGTAAAATTCAAAATAAAGAAGTGCCATCTGCCGGATTCTAATGCAGAATATCTTTTCCTGGAAAATAAGGAGTTTTTTGACAGAGACGAGCTTTATGCGGATAAGAAAACCGGACAAGATTATGAGGATAATGATGAAAGATTTATCCTTTTTGCCAGGGGAGTTCTTGAAACCATAAAGGCTTTAGACTGGAAGCCAGACCTAATCCACTGCAATGACTGGCAGTCAGCTTTGATCCCGGCTTACCTTAAAACCATCTTAGAAGAGGAGCCTTTTTATAAGAACATAGCCACGCTTTTGACCATTCACAATATCGCTTATCAGGGGAATTTCCCTAGGAGCACCTTTGACAAGCTTGGACTCAAAAAGGAGCTTTTTTATCCCCTGAGCCCTTTTGAATACTGGGGTGGAGTGAATTTCTTGAAGATCGGGATTTCCTATGCTGATCTGATAAACACGGTAAGTGAAAAATATGCGCAGGAGATTCAATCCGGGCCAGAGTTCGGGTACGGGATGGAGGGGATATTAAAAGATAGGACCAGGGATACATACGGGGTATTGAACGGGGCAGACTATGAGGAGTGGAGCCCGGAAAAGGATAAACTCATCCCTTATAATTATGGAAAAGGTAATCTTCAGATAAAAAGCAAAAATAAAGAATTACTGCTTAGACAAGCTGGTTTGGAAACAGACCGAAACGAACCTTTGATCGGGATGATCTCCAGACTGGCTGACCAGAAGGGGTTTGATTTACTCCATGAGATAGCTGATAAACTGTTGTCTTTGGGGGTCAAATTAATAATTTTAGGCACGGGCGAGCAGAAATATCACATATTCTTATCCGGGCTGGAGAAAAAATATCCGGATAAAGCGAAAATATACTTGAAATATGATAATAAACTCGCTCATCTGATCGAGGCGGGCGCAGATATTTTTCTTATGCCTTCAAGATATGAGCCGTGCGGCCTGAATCAAATGTACAGCTTGAGATATGGGACTGTTCCAATAGTGCGTGAAACCGGTGGTCTGGCAGATACCATTCAAGATTATGATACTCAAAACCAGAAAGGAACGGGTTTTGTTTTTAAAGATTATAATGGAGATGAACTTCTCTCGGCCATAAAAAGGGCTTTGATTCTTTTCAAAGACCGGACTGCCTGGAAAAACCTTATGCTTCAGGGGATGGAAAAGGATTTCTCGTGGGAGGCTTCGGCCAAAAAGTATATACAGCTTTACAATAAAGCAGTGGCAAAAAAGAGGCGATAG
- a CDS encoding DUF1573 domain-containing protein, producing MKKITYFYPIFLFLLLFSSSQAQKKPVIGPKIFMPEKEWDFGYIPQNAVVSHFFLIKNTGDDTLQIIKVRPGCACTYAPLKKDILAPKDSTSLEVIFSSRNYQGSKTLVVAIFSSDTSNFSDINFTANIENEFPLFQVDPPQVKFDSIRVEKNNQMKVTILSKSTSPLQIAVAEKPKEFIDFQISKNSLNPKEKAEILLQVNRKATPGPFQTNLTLDFSGGSTGQGSEKTRYTLPISGIILSK from the coding sequence GTGAAAAAAATAACCTACTTCTACCCGATCTTTCTTTTCTTATTACTTTTCTCCTCATCCCAGGCACAAAAAAAGCCAGTCATAGGTCCGAAGATCTTTATGCCTGAAAAGGAGTGGGATTTTGGTTACATCCCGCAAAATGCGGTTGTCTCCCATTTTTTCCTGATCAAGAATACCGGGGATGACACCTTGCAGATCATAAAGGTCAGACCTGGCTGTGCCTGTACCTATGCCCCTTTGAAGAAAGACATCCTAGCTCCCAAGGACAGCACCTCTCTGGAGGTTATCTTCAGCTCAAGAAACTATCAGGGTTCTAAGACTCTGGTGGTAGCTATTTTTTCCTCAGACACCTCAAACTTCTCGGATATTAATTTCACTGCTAATATAGAAAATGAGTTTCCACTATTTCAAGTCGATCCTCCACAGGTTAAATTTGATTCCATAAGGGTAGAAAAAAACAACCAAATGAAAGTCACCATATTAAGCAAATCTACTTCTCCTCTACAGATAGCAGTGGCAGAAAAACCCAAGGAGTTCATTGATTTCCAGATTTCAAAAAACAGTTTAAATCCTAAGGAAAAGGCTGAGATCCTGCTGCAGGTAAATCGTAAAGCCACCCCTGGTCCTTTCCAGACCAATCTGACCCTTGATTTTTCAGGAGGCTCTACCGGACAGGGCTCTGAGAAAACCAGATACACCCTTCCGATCAGCGGAATCATCCTTTCCAAATAA
- the purE gene encoding 5-(carboxyamino)imidazole ribonucleotide mutase, whose translation MKKNQVLIVMGSESDREVMNKTAEVLSDFGIGYEIVVSSAHRNPERTRKLAKEAEKKGINVIIAGAGMAAHLPGVIAAHTKLPVIGVPLPSLPFKGMDSFFSILQMPSGVPVATMSVGSSGAKNAGILAAEILALSDDKLRKKLKKVGSR comes from the coding sequence ATGAAGAAAAATCAAGTATTAATCGTTATGGGAAGCGAATCAGACCGGGAAGTGATGAATAAAACGGCTGAAGTTCTTTCAGATTTTGGAATCGGTTATGAGATAGTAGTTTCCTCTGCCCATCGCAATCCGGAGAGGACCAGAAAGTTGGCAAAAGAGGCGGAAAAGAAAGGGATAAACGTGATTATAGCGGGTGCCGGAATGGCGGCTCATCTGCCCGGAGTTATAGCGGCTCATACAAAACTACCGGTCATTGGGGTACCTTTGCCTTCACTTCCTTTTAAAGGGATGGATTCTTTTTTTTCCATCTTGCAGATGCCCTCAGGTGTGCCGGTAGCCACTATGTCAGTAGGCTCATCCGGAGCAAAAAATGCTGGGATTTTAGCGGCAGAGATTCTGGCGCTGTCTGACGATAAATTAAGAAAAAAGCTAAAGAAAGTAGGTAGTAGGTAG
- a CDS encoding DNA alkylation repair protein, with protein MVEKFEKEIKGFLKKNADEKIVQKYARYFKEGYDAYGIDPDKFQKKREEWFESCQKNLTEDELLALCENLIKTGKYEEASVALDFFIRLKKNYNKKLFEVIGKWFQKYIVNWAHSDWACGAILYFFIKDKMVPLKELMEWTESSSKWKRRAVPVTLVKLVSKDDYIKEGLSVARKLILDPERVVHQGVGWLLRETWKKAPEKVEDFLYKWKDKAPRLIIQYATEKISKEKRKKFRRSS; from the coding sequence ATGGTTGAAAAGTTTGAAAAAGAGATCAAAGGGTTTCTAAAGAAAAATGCGGATGAGAAGATCGTTCAGAAATATGCCCGCTATTTTAAAGAGGGATACGACGCCTATGGAATTGACCCGGATAAATTTCAGAAGAAAAGAGAAGAGTGGTTTGAATCCTGTCAGAAAAATCTGACCGAGGATGAACTTCTCGCCTTGTGCGAAAACCTGATTAAGACAGGCAAGTATGAAGAGGCTTCGGTCGCCCTCGATTTCTTCATCCGATTAAAGAAAAACTACAACAAAAAACTGTTCGAGGTAATAGGAAAATGGTTTCAGAAATATATAGTAAACTGGGCGCACTCTGATTGGGCTTGCGGTGCCATCTTATATTTCTTCATAAAGGATAAGATGGTCCCTTTAAAGGAGCTTATGGAGTGGACTGAGTCCTCTTCTAAATGGAAAAGAAGAGCGGTTCCAGTAACCCTGGTGAAGCTGGTCTCAAAAGATGATTATATAAAGGAAGGCTTGTCAGTTGCCCGGAAGCTGATCCTTGATCCGGAAAGGGTGGTTCACCAGGGAGTGGGCTGGCTTCTACGGGAAACCTGGAAAAAAGCACCAGAGAAGGTGGAGGATTTTCTCTATAAATGGAAAGATAAAGCTCCCCGGCTGATAATCCAGTATGCCACCGAAAAAATCTCTAAGGAGAAAAGAAAGAAGTTCCGAAGAAGTTCATAA
- a CDS encoding four helix bundle protein — translation MNKQGKAERFEDLEVWKKAHKLVLGIYKLTRDFPKEEKFGLVSQMRRAAVSVPANLAEGFKKRSLRDKSNFYNIAQGSIEELRYYLILAKDLNYVPENQELINATEEIGRMLHGLIRSIQ, via the coding sequence ATGAATAAGCAGGGAAAGGCAGAGAGGTTTGAGGATTTGGAGGTTTGGAAAAAGGCTCACAAACTAGTTTTGGGAATCTATAAGCTTACCAGAGATTTTCCAAAGGAAGAGAAGTTCGGGCTTGTTTCACAAATGCGTAGGGCAGCGGTTTCGGTACCGGCAAATCTGGCGGAAGGCTTCAAGAAGCGAAGCCTGAGAGATAAATCCAATTTCTACAACATAGCTCAGGGATCAATTGAAGAACTGCGCTATTATCTGATTTTAGCGAAGGATCTAAATTATGTTCCAGAGAATCAGGAATTAATAAACGCAACTGAGGAAATAGGTAGAATGCTGCACGGACTGATTAGAAGTATACAATAG
- a CDS encoding LemA family protein has protein sequence MLITLFFLLIVIGVPILIIIGIYNRLVVLRNRGDNAWHQIDVQLERRADLVPNLVETVKGYATHERGVFEAVAKARTQWAQAGTVKEKAEASDMLTSALKTLFAVAENYPELKANQNFLMLQEELAGIESKIAYARQFYNDTILSYNNAQQVFPSSIIANMFNFKPREYFEVEGAAKREVPKVGF, from the coding sequence ATGTTAATCACTTTGTTTTTCTTGCTGATCGTCATCGGGGTGCCGATTCTGATAATAATCGGAATCTACAACCGGCTGGTGGTTTTGAGAAACCGGGGGGACAATGCCTGGCACCAGATCGATGTGCAGTTGGAAAGAAGGGCGGATTTAGTGCCGAATTTGGTCGAAACGGTAAAAGGGTATGCGACTCACGAGAGAGGAGTTTTTGAGGCAGTTGCCAAAGCCAGGACTCAGTGGGCACAGGCAGGTACTGTTAAGGAAAAAGCTGAAGCCAGCGATATGCTGACTTCTGCACTCAAGACTTTATTCGCGGTGGCAGAGAATTATCCGGAGCTAAAAGCCAACCAGAATTTCCTGATGCTTCAAGAGGAGCTGGCCGGAATCGAAAGCAAGATCGCTTATGCCAGGCAGTTCTATAACGATACGATTCTCTCTTACAACAATGCCCAGCAGGTCTTCCCCTCCAGCATCATCGCCAATATGTTCAACTTTAAACCAAGAGAATACTTCGAGGTGGAGGGAGCAGCCAAAAGAGAAGTACCGAAGGTAGGTTTTTAA
- the htpX gene encoding zinc metalloprotease HtpX — MIYEQITENKRKSFLLLVLFIAFIVFLGWVFGEAYNAGETGIILAVALAIIISFVTFFYGDKMVLGISQARPVDPKENPYLYNTIEGLAIAAGVPAPKAYIIDDTAPNAFATGRNPQNSAIAVTTGLLQKMNRLELEGVIAHEMSHIKNYDIRYSTLVVVLVGTVALLSDWMGRSFFYGRGRREGRRGGGNAIILLLALILVILAPIIAKLLQLAISRQKEYLADSSGALLTRYPEGLASALEKISKDTEPLEVANKATAHLYIVNPLLDHRSKLNNLFDTHPPTEDRIKRLRAMSFVK; from the coding sequence ATGATTTATGAACAAATAACAGAGAACAAAAGAAAAAGCTTTTTGTTACTTGTTCTTTTCATCGCCTTTATCGTGTTCTTAGGGTGGGTTTTTGGGGAGGCCTATAATGCGGGCGAGACTGGAATTATCTTGGCTGTGGCTCTTGCCATCATCATCTCCTTTGTCACCTTTTTCTACGGAGATAAGATGGTCCTGGGTATAAGCCAGGCAAGGCCGGTTGATCCTAAGGAAAACCCGTATCTTTACAATACCATCGAGGGATTAGCAATTGCGGCAGGGGTTCCAGCTCCTAAAGCTTATATCATCGACGATACAGCTCCGAATGCTTTTGCCACTGGCAGAAATCCGCAGAATTCAGCTATTGCGGTGACCACTGGTCTTTTGCAGAAGATGAACCGTCTGGAACTGGAGGGGGTCATTGCTCATGAGATGTCGCATATCAAAAATTATGACATCCGCTATTCAACTCTGGTTGTCGTCCTTGTCGGGACTGTAGCCTTACTTTCTGACTGGATGGGAAGGAGTTTTTTTTACGGAAGAGGCAGAAGAGAAGGTAGAAGAGGCGGTGGAAATGCCATCATCCTACTTTTAGCCTTAATCCTGGTGATCTTAGCTCCGATTATCGCAAAACTTCTTCAGTTAGCCATTTCCAGGCAGAAGGAATATCTAGCAGACTCCTCAGGCGCTTTGCTCACCCGTTATCCGGAAGGGCTGGCTTCTGCCCTGGAGAAAATCTCCAAAGATACCGAACCATTAGAGGTGGCAAATAAAGCAACTGCCCATCTTTATATCGTTAACCCGTTACTGGACCACCGGAGCAAATTGAACAACCTTTTCGATACTCATCCGCCGACTGAAGATAGGATTAAGAGGTTAAGGGCGATGTCGTTCGTTAAGTGA
- a CDS encoding QueT transporter family protein: MPMTFSPKYIAQAGIIAAFYAVITILLAPISYGPVQIRVSEALTVLPYLTSSAIPGLFLGCLLANIYGGLGIYDIVGGSFLTLIAGFFTYLLSKKRKPVLAPLPPVLFNAFGVSLYLHFLFKLPYWLTVVYVGAGEIVACYLIGYPLLKIILSRQSWTGFFRI; this comes from the coding sequence ATGCCTATGACTTTTTCGCCTAAGTATATAGCCCAGGCTGGAATAATTGCAGCCTTTTATGCAGTAATTACCATACTTCTGGCACCCATAAGTTACGGGCCTGTTCAGATTAGAGTCTCCGAAGCTCTGACTGTCCTCCCCTATTTAACCTCATCCGCAATCCCCGGGCTTTTCCTGGGATGTTTATTGGCAAATATATATGGAGGGCTGGGTATTTATGACATAGTAGGTGGAAGCTTTTTGACTCTAATAGCAGGATTTTTCACCTACCTTTTATCCAAAAAAAGGAAACCAGTACTTGCTCCTCTTCCCCCTGTTCTTTTTAACGCTTTTGGCGTAAGTCTCTATCTGCATTTTCTTTTCAAATTGCCTTACTGGTTAACAGTCGTTTATGTAGGTGCCGGGGAAATAGTAGCCTGTTACCTAATAGGTTATCCTCTTCTGAAGATCATACTCAGCCGTCAAAGCTGGACAGGTTTCTTCAGGATATAA
- a CDS encoding B12-binding domain-containing radical SAM protein yields the protein MKILLVNPPAINFYHRIGLKLPPLGLAYLASILRQKKHQVKIVDLNVESLDYRSLPYREFDLVGISVDTTRYPVSQKIGQTAKGRGVKVLMGGPHATFFDEEILSSSSADYVIRGEGEYVILDLADALGNDGEIGKIGGLSYRENGTWDKNPPRPFIQDLDFLPFPARDLLPLNLYTLNMGKRYSATMVTSRGCPFDCDFCSCSQFSGVKWRTRSVDNIIDEVSFLYNHYGYRAISFLDDNFTLNPNRVVDFCERILQKGWDLEWWAFSRIDTIVKNEKMVQLMSRAGLRQVFIGFESGDQETLDGFGKNLEADTAFKGMEILKKNKIDAWGSFIIGCLDETSEMIKKTIRYAKRLDPAYAQFSVLTPYPGTRLYDSVKDRLLTDNWEIYWGGQPVIRLDKITPKELQRLIIRAYLSFYLRPKKFFQLTLPYIYKILWGYKKNGKIPLEKKDNDWVPTKEALTA from the coding sequence ATGAAGATACTTTTGGTTAATCCCCCGGCTATTAACTTTTATCACCGGATCGGGCTTAAGCTTCCGCCCCTGGGTTTAGCATATTTAGCCAGCATCCTGAGGCAGAAGAAACATCAGGTAAAAATTGTGGATCTGAACGTGGAGTCTCTGGATTACCGGTCTCTTCCCTATAGAGAGTTTGACCTGGTGGGGATTTCAGTTGATACCACCCGCTACCCGGTATCACAAAAAATTGGGCAGACCGCTAAAGGACGTGGAGTCAAAGTGTTGATGGGCGGACCTCACGCCACCTTTTTCGATGAGGAGATTTTGAGTTCTTCTTCGGCTGATTATGTGATAAGAGGTGAAGGAGAGTATGTTATCCTGGATTTAGCGGATGCACTTGGAAATGATGGGGAGATCGGAAAAATTGGGGGTCTTTCCTACAGGGAAAACGGAACCTGGGATAAAAATCCTCCTCGTCCCTTTATCCAGGACCTTGACTTTCTCCCTTTTCCTGCGCGCGACCTTCTTCCATTGAATCTGTATACTCTTAACATGGGGAAAAGGTACTCTGCCACTATGGTTACCTCCAGGGGCTGTCCGTTTGATTGTGATTTCTGCTCCTGCTCGCAGTTCTCCGGGGTAAAATGGAGAACCAGGTCCGTTGACAACATCATCGACGAGGTCTCTTTTCTTTATAACCATTACGGGTACCGTGCCATCTCCTTCTTAGATGACAATTTCACCCTGAATCCCAACCGGGTTGTTGATTTCTGCGAAAGGATTCTGCAAAAGGGGTGGGATTTAGAATGGTGGGCTTTTTCCAGGATAGATACCATCGTCAAAAATGAAAAAATGGTTCAGTTGATGAGCAGAGCCGGGTTAAGGCAGGTCTTCATCGGGTTTGAAAGTGGAGATCAAGAGACCTTAGATGGATTCGGCAAGAACTTAGAAGCGGACACAGCTTTCAAGGGTATGGAGATCTTAAAGAAAAATAAAATCGATGCCTGGGGAAGCTTTATCATCGGGTGTCTGGATGAGACCAGCGAGATGATCAAAAAAACCATACGCTATGCCAAGAGGCTTGACCCGGCTTATGCACAGTTCTCCGTTTTAACCCCCTATCCTGGTACCCGTCTTTACGACTCGGTAAAAGACAGGCTCTTAACTGATAACTGGGAGATATACTGGGGAGGTCAGCCAGTTATACGCCTGGATAAAATTACTCCTAAGGAGCTGCAGAGATTGATCATCCGGGCTTATCTCTCTTTCTACTTAAGGCCCAAGAAGTTTTTTCAACTTACCCTGCCTTATATTTATAAAATCCTCTGGGGATACAAAAAGAACGGGAAGATTCCTTTAGAGAAAAAGGATAACGACTGGGTTCCTACTAAAGAAGCTCTAACAGCTTAA